The genomic interval GATAGATGAGAGCCATAGATATTTTTATGCCAATGATGAATTAGATGAAGCTGAATTTGGCTTCAAGTCACGAACGTTAGTTTTTGATTTTACAGATCTTGATAATCCCGTATACAGGGGCCCTTACTTAGGTCCAACACAAGCAATAGATCATAATTTATATACAAATGGTACAGAGCTTTTTTTGTCTAACTATACTAATGGCGTAAGAATTGTAGATATAACAGAATCAGATCCAGCACTTATGAGTGAAATTGGCTTCTTTGATACCTATCCCCAAAATGATGATACTATTTTTGACGGAGCTTGGAGTGTGTACCCTTATTTCGAAAGTGGAAACATTATTATTTCTGATATTTCTAACGGATTGTTTATTATACGTAAAACAGGAACTTAAAATGAAAACAGTGTGCTACTACATATGTGATTTTACGCTTTCGCGAAAGCGCATGTATCTCCCTATACTTTTTTTTATGTGCTTTGTAGCTTGCTCAAAAGAAAGTCCAAATTTAGATGATAATGATGGAGATGTGACTACTGACGATGAGATGTCATCTGCAGGTTTAACTATTCTTTTTGCAAATGCCATTGGTGGTAGTCAGAATGACACCTTCAAAGCTGTAGTAGTTACCTCAGATGGCGGATATGCTATGTTAGGTGATTCCCAAAGTATTGATGGAGTTATTTCTGATAATGACACGCAGATCAATAAATTATGGTTTGTAAAAACGGAGAGTAATGGAGAAGTGCAATTTTCAAAGACTTATGGAGGAAGTGAGGATAGTCGAGGAACTGACATAATAACTACTACTGACGGAGGGTATGCCATCTTAGGTTATAGCGAGAGTAGTGATGGAGACCTCACAGAAAATAACGGCTTTTATGATCAATGGATCGCAAAACTGGACGCTCAAGGCAATTTAATTTGGCAAAAAAGCTTTGGTTTTTCAGGATCAGATCAAGCAAATGCACTAATTCAAACTAAGGATGGAGGGTTTTTTACAACAGGGTTTCTTGATGTCTCTGCTTCTAATGGAGAGGGTAATGATGGACTTTTACCAAATAGAAAAAGCACACCATCTTCAAAAGGGATATTACATGGTGTAGGTGAATTTTGGGGTCATAAGCTCGATTCAAATGGTAATCTAGAATGGAGACGCTACTTTGGTGGGTCAGACAACGATCGTTCCTACGATGTGGTTCAGGCACCAGATGACGGTATACTTATGATAGGAAATTCAGAAAGTAATGATTTTGACATCACAGCCTCTCAGGGTAGTTATGACTTCTGGGCAGTACGATTAGATGGTGATGGCAATCTCTTATGGCAAAAATCGCTGGGGGGTTCTCAAATTGATATAGGCTATGCAGTAACAACTACTACAGATGGGGCTTATATCATTGCTGGAGATACCAGAAGTGATGGTGGAGATGTGACAAATTTACGAGGTAGTGCAGATGTCTGGCTCGTAAAGCTAAGTGACTCTGGAGAACTCTTATGGGAAAAAAGCTTTGGAGGTTCTAACTTTGATTCTGCCAGAGCGATAACAAAAATTCCAAAGGGATATGCCATTGCTGGAGCATCACGAAGTGTAGATGGGCAGGTATCAGAAAATAATGGGCAAAATGATTTCTGGATAGCCACCATTGATTTTTCTGGCAATCTTATGGATGAAATTACGTTAGGAGGTAACAATCAAGATTTTGGTTATGGAATTTCTGCTACCTCTCAAGGAGAAATAATTGTAGTAGGGGACACTTCAAGCACTTCTGGACCTCTCACCACAACAAATGGAGGTACAGATGGCGTACTTATAAAAATAACACAATGAAAAAATATCTATTCTACACGTTCTTCTTCACTACTCTAATAAGCTGTAATAGTGAGTCAGGTATGGACGAGCAAAATTTTGGGAGCCTTACCCTCAAATTTAATAATAAGGTAGCTACAGAAGATCTCGTTTTGCTTACTCAAAGCTATAGTAATACTCACGGTGAGGTATATACAATTGATGAGTTAAAGTATATCATATCGAACATATCTCTGCACCAAGACAATGGAAAAACATTTACTGTACCCGTAGAGGAAAGCTATTTTGTAATAGATGAATCAAACGAACTTTCAATTAATTTGAGAGATATCCCAGTAGGCTTGTATACAGAGGTAACTTTTGGATTTGGAATTGACCCTACTAGTTACCCTATAGAATCTGGAACTTTAAATTTTGTTCCCACAGCAGAAGAAGCTGGAATGTTGTGGACATGGTCTGCTGGCTATAAATTTCTAAAATTTGAAGGTAATTATTCTAGCGCCACAAATGCCACAGAAGTTTCCTCTTTTGTTTATCACGTAGGAAGCCATGGCGCCACATTAGATAATTATAAAGAAATTACACTCGCTTTTGTAAAATCTATCACACAAGATAGTACTGAAGATCTTGCTATAAATTTTGATGTATCTAAAATTTTTGATAGCACCTACTCCTTATCACTCGCCGAAAAAGACGACATACAAGTAGATCCTGAAAACGCACCAAAAATTGCTGAAAATGTACGCACTGCCTTTAGCATAGAATAATGAAATATGTAAGCTACATAATAGTTTTTTTAATATACTCTTGTTCTGGCATAGAGGATGTAAATGATGATGGATATACTCCTATGCCTAATCCTAAGCTTGTATTTCAAATACCATCTAATTTCCCAGAAATCACCTATGATTTAACTCAAAACCCTCCTACAGAAAAAGGATTTGATTTAGGAAAGAAATTGTTTTATGATGGTAAACTGGCCTCAGATGGTGTCGTTTCCTGTGGCTTTTGTCATATCCAAGAGTTTGCTTTTACACACCATACTCATATTACAAGTCATGGTGTGGATGGCCAAATAGGGGAGCGTAACGCTCAACCTTTGCACAACCTTGCATTTATGGAAGATTTTACTTGGGATGGCGCTGCCAATTTTTTAGATTCACAATTTATCATTCCTATTACAGCCCAAGAAGAGATGAATGAGACCATCTCAAATATTATAATAAAATTGGAATCAGACGAAAACTATCCTCGTCTATTTGCAGATGCCTTTGGAGATGATGAGGTTACTACAGAACGTATTTTTAAAGCCCTTTCTCAATTTATAGTTATGATGGCAAGCGCTAACTCAAAGTTTGATAAATGGCAACGTGAAGAGTCCGTTATGCTTACTGCAGATGAGGATGCTGGAAGAGTACTCTTTGACTCAAAATGTGCTTCTTGTCATGCTGGTACTCTCCAGACAGATCAAAGTTATCGCAATAATGGCCTCCCGCTTGATCCAGAATTTCAAGATTATGGCCGCGAGCGAGTAACTGGACTTCCCGAAGACCGTCAGAAATTTAAAGTCCCTAGTTTACGCAATGTAGAAATGACATTCCCTTATATGCATGATGGTAGATTTAATTCTCTTGAAGATGTACTAGACTTTTATACGGATGGAATCACACAAAGTTCGACACTAGACGCACAACTTATCATGGAAGATAGTTCATTGGGGCTTGACATAACAGATGATGAAAAAGTCAAAATTATCCTTTTTTTAAAGACGCTTACAGATAATGATTTTATATTGGATAATCGTTTTTCAGAATTCTAGATCTTAACTCTTTTGAAAAAAATCATTCTATATCAATCCATTGTATCTTAAACTTTTATTAAAGTCACTAAGAAATTATCTAGATATAAAACGTTTAATTAAATTAAACAAAAATTAAACGTCTTATTATGGAACTTTTACAACAAGCTGAGCTATACGAAAACGCAACAATGAGCCATATGTCTACTAGTGATAGAGTAGCCGCTTCTAGAGAAGGAAAAAGATTGATCCTTGCTATCAATGAAGTTTACAAAAAAACAAAAGATAGTAATCTTATGGACGTGATGAAACGTCTCACAGTGAAGAAAAAGAAAATAGAGAAGCGCATTAAAGGTAGATTAGCCGCGTAGATAGATTGTGGTATTTAGGGTTTTGCTTTTGCGAAAGCGAGAAAATATTTATATCTACACATAAATTAGAGCTGGAGTTATAGTGTATACAAAGTAGTAACTACTATTCCTTTGTGATCGGTAGACTTAACTGATAACAGCACTTCATGAGCTGTAATATTAAAATTAAACGGTGCTGCTAACACATCTAAACCACTTTGTTTTTTTAAGCGTGTCCCTTGACCTGAAATGATATCAAGGTTAGGTTTAAATTTTCCTTCAGGAAGGTGCTCCGTAAGAATTACATATTTATAATTTTTTAATTTGCTTAGAACAGATTGCACCTCAATATTAGACAGATGTTGCAAAACTTGCCGTATAAGTGCACAATCTCCTTTAGGTAACTTATTTTCTGCAATATCTAGGCATTTAAATAATACATCATCCTCTCTAAAAACTTTTTTATGATAATCTATTAGTTTTTGAACGATGTCTACAGCTACATATTTCTTCGAGAATTTTACTAGTTGTTTTCCCACATTAAAATCGCCACATCCTAAATCACAAACAGTTATCGGACTTTCAAATTGCATTAGAAAGTTGCTTACAGCCTTAATATAAGGATTAACTAATCTCGGATCGTGAGAACCTATACCAGAGTAAAATGTTGAGGAAGCACCACCCCAAAGATTTTTATCATATACTTGCTCCATGGCTTTAGAGGTTGGCCATGGTCTCTTGCATTTTTTATCTTTTAAACTGCTCATACATAAATTATAAACTCCTACCCTAAAAATAATTTAAGCACTGCCATTATGAGAACTATAATAAGTACATAATACGCTATCTGATCTGCCTTTTTATTTTTTGTGGCAAACTTTGCCGTTACATATCCCCCTAGTGTTTGCCCTACAGCCATAATAGCGCCTAACTTCCAATCTATCAGTCCTTGAAAATGAAATAAAGCAATTACCATAAGCGTATAGAGTCCTATAACAAAGCCTTTAAGTGCATTACTTTCTGTTATATTCATACGGAAAGCCAGCACCATGATGATCAAAAAGAAAACACCCATGCCCATTTGTATGAAGCCTCCATAAAAACCTAAAGCAAACAATGCGGGAATATAGATGAACCATTTTGGCTTGAATTCTAGATCAGTCTCTCTTAGCCAGCGCTTAGGTCTTACTAAAACAGCTACCAGCATAAAAATCATCATAAATTTAAATACTGCCTTGAACTCTTCATTACTCACATTAACAGCAAGCAAGGCTCCTGCAATAGCACCTATAAATATGGGTAGGATGTACTTAGTATTGCGCTTTATATTTAATTTTCCATTTTTATGAAAAACCCAAGAGGTTGCTGCACATTGTGTAAACACACCTATACGATTTGTCCCATTAGCTATATTAGGAGGTAAACCTAATACCTCAGTAAGTATAGTGAGTGTGATTGCGCTCCCATTACCAGCTAGCGTGTTTATACCTCCAGCAATAAGCGCTCCTACAATTGCAATAGTATAAGTTTGTAAGTCTGTCATTGCCTTAAAACATTAAAATAACACCCGCATAGACAGCAATAGTGGGGGCCGGTTCATAGTATCTGCCACCAAATGCATTGATGCGCACATTATCTGTATACTCTTGATTGAGCACATTTTGAACTGACACATAAGGTTTGATTTGAGCTGTTCTAAGATGCATTTGGTAACTAGCATCAAAACTTATAAATTCATAACCATCAACTCGGGTTTCATTCGCATCATCTGCATATTGCTCCCCTACGAGGTAACTATTTAAACTGGCATTAAAACCTGATTTGTCTGTATAATTTACACCAAAGGTAGTTTTATGTTTAGGGATTCCAGGCAGAAATTTTCCTTTAAAATTAGTACCATCAGTAACAAAATTATCATATTGAAAATCTGATAATGTATACGTTAGCGATGACGAAAATGACTTTGTTAATGGATATTCTAGGGCTACTTCTAAACCGTTTCTTATCGTGCTACCAGCATTTCTATAAAACGTACGCTCTGGAAATTGCTCAACTTCAAAAGGAACGAGATCATCTTCTGTGCTACTACTAAATAAGGTGATATCGTATCGTAGTGCATTCATAACACCTTTAGCGCCCAACTCTATTGTTGTTGCCGTTTGAGGCTTTAAATTATCATTAAAACCGTCACTTCCATCAGGTCGCGCAGATAGTTCTGAAAGTACAGGGGTTTCAAAACTGGTGGAGAAATTGGTATAGAGGGTGATCGCTTTCGCGAAAGCGTAACTCACACCAACACTCGGGTTCCAACTAGCTAAGTTGATGCTCCCAGAATCGTCTCCATTTTCTAGAAAATAATCATCTGCACGTAATAGATTATAGTCATATCGAAGCCCTGCGTTAAAAAACCAATTTCTATAAGTAAGATGATCTAAAAGATAAAATCCAATGTTTGTGA from Dokdonia sp. Hel_I_53 carries:
- a CDS encoding cytochrome-c peroxidase — encoded protein: MKYVSYIIVFLIYSCSGIEDVNDDGYTPMPNPKLVFQIPSNFPEITYDLTQNPPTEKGFDLGKKLFYDGKLASDGVVSCGFCHIQEFAFTHHTHITSHGVDGQIGERNAQPLHNLAFMEDFTWDGAANFLDSQFIIPITAQEEMNETISNIIIKLESDENYPRLFADAFGDDEVTTERIFKALSQFIVMMASANSKFDKWQREESVMLTADEDAGRVLFDSKCASCHAGTLQTDQSYRNNGLPLDPEFQDYGRERVTGLPEDRQKFKVPSLRNVEMTFPYMHDGRFNSLEDVLDFYTDGITQSSTLDAQLIMEDSSLGLDITDDEKVKIILFLKTLTDNDFILDNRFSEF
- a CDS encoding sulfite exporter TauE/SafE family protein, translated to MTDLQTYTIAIVGALIAGGINTLAGNGSAITLTILTEVLGLPPNIANGTNRIGVFTQCAATSWVFHKNGKLNIKRNTKYILPIFIGAIAGALLAVNVSNEEFKAVFKFMMIFMLVAVLVRPKRWLRETDLEFKPKWFIYIPALFALGFYGGFIQMGMGVFFLIIMVLAFRMNITESNALKGFVIGLYTLMVIALFHFQGLIDWKLGAIMAVGQTLGGYVTAKFATKNKKADQIAYYVLIIVLIMAVLKLFLG
- a CDS encoding MbnP family protein is translated as MKKYLFYTFFFTTLISCNSESGMDEQNFGSLTLKFNNKVATEDLVLLTQSYSNTHGEVYTIDELKYIISNISLHQDNGKTFTVPVEESYFVIDESNELSINLRDIPVGLYTEVTFGFGIDPTSYPIESGTLNFVPTAEEAGMLWTWSAGYKFLKFEGNYSSATNATEVSSFVYHVGSHGATLDNYKEITLAFVKSITQDSTEDLAINFDVSKIFDSTYSLSLAEKDDIQVDPENAPKIAENVRTAFSIE
- a CDS encoding class I SAM-dependent methyltransferase, coding for MSSLKDKKCKRPWPTSKAMEQVYDKNLWGGASSTFYSGIGSHDPRLVNPYIKAVSNFLMQFESPITVCDLGCGDFNVGKQLVKFSKKYVAVDIVQKLIDYHKKVFREDDVLFKCLDIAENKLPKGDCALIRQVLQHLSNIEVQSVLSKLKNYKYVILTEHLPEGKFKPNLDIISGQGTRLKKQSGLDVLAAPFNFNITAHEVLLSVKSTDHKGIVVTTLYTL